The following proteins are co-located in the Gloeocapsa sp. PCC 7428 genome:
- the petN gene encoding cytochrome b6-f complex subunit PetN, whose protein sequence is MEILTLGWVTLLVTFTWSIAMVVWGRNGL, encoded by the coding sequence ATGGAAATTCTGACACTTGGTTGGGTTACGCTGCTTGTTACATTCACATGGTCAATTGCAATGGTAGTTTGGGGTCGTAACGGACTGTAA
- a CDS encoding SDR family oxidoreductase, whose protein sequence is MINPSYIFLAGASRGVGREIVHYLTQQQLKVKALLRSEATRADLEAMGIEVILGDALRVSDVESAITQGITAVISTIGGLPKDGDRADYLGNKNLIDAAVKAGVQKFILVSSIGSGDSAQALPPQALATLGSVLAEKEKAEQHLINSGLTYTIIRPGGLKSEPATGNGVLTEDPRVAGTIYRADVAQLVCRCLNSEKANNKILSAVDRQMMYGQPDFVEFDVS, encoded by the coding sequence ATGATAAATCCATCCTACATTTTTCTTGCGGGAGCCAGCCGTGGCGTTGGTCGAGAAATTGTGCATTATTTGACGCAACAACAATTAAAGGTAAAGGCTTTACTGCGCAGCGAGGCGACTCGTGCAGATTTAGAAGCAATGGGGATTGAGGTTATTTTAGGCGACGCGTTGCGTGTTAGTGATGTAGAAAGTGCAATAACACAAGGAATCACAGCAGTGATTAGTACGATCGGTGGTTTACCCAAAGATGGCGATCGCGCAGACTATTTAGGCAATAAAAACCTCATCGATGCAGCCGTCAAAGCTGGAGTACAGAAATTTATTTTAGTTTCTTCGATTGGTAGCGGCGATAGCGCGCAAGCTTTACCACCCCAAGCTTTGGCGACATTAGGTTCTGTATTAGCTGAAAAGGAAAAAGCTGAACAGCATTTGATCAACAGTGGACTGACGTATACAATCATTCGCCCAGGTGGTTTAAAATCAGAACCTGCAACAGGTAATGGCGTGCTTACTGAAGATCCGCGCGTTGCTGGGACAATTTACCGCGCTGATGTCGCGCAACTTGTCTGTCGCTGTCTTAATTCGGAAAAGGCGAATAATAAAATTCTCTCTGCTGTCGATCGCCAAATGATGTACGGTCAACCTGATTTTGTTGAATTTGATGTAAGCTGA
- a CDS encoding ABC transporter ATP-binding protein — MKSYPQGIALPLQQSLRQIFAIFRYSRRAIELVWTTSRVLTVVLAVFTLTAGLLPAAIAYIGKLIVDAVVIASQSGVENNRAIALGYLTLEAILVALLAGSQRGLSICQSLLRVLLGQRVNVLILEKALTLDLAHFEDSEFYDKMTRARREASSRPLSLVSRTFGIVQDSLALVTYGGLLLQFSLWALLALVLTAIPAFVAETKFAGEAFRLFRWRAPETREQHYLETLIAREDFAMEVQLYQLGPMLLQRYHNIFNRLYREDRNLTLRRGVWGYALGLLSSAAFYAAYAWIVIEAIAGRISLGDMTMYLVVFRQGQTTFSSALTSLGGMYEDQLYLSNLYEFLEQDIPTPRGNATQGTSPQDGIRFENVTFTYPGSLQPAVKNLSLHLKPGEKLAIVGENGSGKTTLIKLLTRLYSPDSGRILLDGLDLQEWDIKVLHRRIGVIFQNFVRYQFTVGENIGVGDVQHLVEEPHWHIAAEKGMAQPFIEQMADKFYTQLGRWFKGGQELSGGQWQKIALSRAFMRTQADILVLDEPTAAMDAEAEVLIFQRFRTLSKDKMAILISHRFSTVRMADKIIVLSGGELIEQGTHEELLQAQGRYARLFSLQAAGYR; from the coding sequence ATGAAAAGTTATCCGCAGGGAATCGCACTCCCATTGCAGCAAAGCTTGCGACAAATATTCGCAATATTTCGTTATAGTAGACGGGCTATCGAACTTGTATGGACAACTAGCCGCGTTCTCACAGTTGTTCTTGCAGTATTTACTTTAACAGCAGGTTTACTTCCTGCGGCGATCGCCTACATTGGTAAGTTGATTGTTGATGCGGTTGTTATTGCCTCGCAGTCAGGAGTAGAAAATAATCGGGCGATCGCATTAGGCTATTTAACATTAGAAGCCATACTAGTCGCCTTACTCGCAGGTAGTCAACGCGGATTGAGTATTTGTCAATCACTTTTACGCGTGTTGTTAGGGCAACGAGTTAATGTTTTAATTTTAGAAAAGGCTTTAACCCTCGATCTTGCTCATTTTGAAGACTCCGAATTTTACGATAAGATGACGCGGGCGCGGCGCGAAGCATCAAGTCGTCCGTTGTCACTTGTGAGCCGAACATTTGGTATCGTTCAGGATAGTCTTGCACTCGTTACCTACGGTGGTTTGCTGCTGCAATTTTCGCTGTGGGCGTTGTTAGCACTCGTTTTAACAGCAATCCCAGCATTCGTTGCAGAAACAAAATTTGCAGGCGAAGCATTTCGCTTATTTCGCTGGCGCGCACCAGAAACGCGAGAACAGCATTATTTAGAAACATTAATTGCGCGTGAAGATTTTGCGATGGAGGTGCAGTTGTATCAACTAGGACCCATGTTGCTACAACGCTACCACAATATTTTTAATCGCCTATACCGTGAAGATCGCAATTTAACTTTACGCCGAGGTGTGTGGGGTTACGCATTAGGTTTACTCAGTAGTGCGGCGTTTTATGCAGCGTATGCTTGGATTGTGATAGAAGCGATCGCCGGACGCATTTCGCTTGGTGATATGACGATGTATCTCGTTGTGTTTCGCCAAGGACAAACAACGTTCTCGTCAGCACTTACTTCATTGGGAGGAATGTACGAAGATCAATTGTATCTATCTAATCTCTATGAGTTTCTCGAACAAGACATTCCCACACCACGCGGTAACGCCACCCAAGGAACCTCACCGCAAGATGGTATTCGGTTTGAGAATGTGACTTTTACCTATCCAGGAAGCTTGCAACCTGCTGTAAAAAACTTGTCGTTGCATCTTAAACCAGGTGAGAAACTTGCGATCGTCGGTGAAAATGGTTCGGGAAAAACGACTTTAATCAAGTTATTAACCCGCCTTTACTCTCCAGATTCAGGACGAATTCTGCTTGATGGCTTAGATTTACAAGAATGGGATATCAAAGTATTGCATCGGCGAATTGGCGTGATTTTTCAGAATTTCGTCCGCTATCAATTCACTGTCGGTGAGAATATTGGTGTCGGAGATGTTCAACACTTAGTTGAAGAACCACACTGGCATATTGCCGCAGAAAAAGGCATGGCGCAACCTTTTATCGAGCAAATGGCAGATAAATTTTACACGCAGTTAGGACGTTGGTTCAAAGGCGGTCAAGAACTTTCTGGCGGACAATGGCAAAAAATTGCGCTGTCGCGGGCTTTTATGCGGACGCAAGCAGATATTCTTGTCTTAGATGAACCTACCGCAGCCATGGACGCGGAAGCTGAAGTATTAATCTTCCAGCGATTTCGCACGCTTAGTAAAGATAAAATGGCGATTTTAATTTCACACCGTTTCTCAACTGTCCGTATGGCAGATAAAATTATTGTTCTTTCTGGTGGAGAATTAATCGAACAAGGAACGCACGAGGAATTACTTCAAGCCCAAGGGCGCTACGCCCGACTTTTCTCGCTACAAGCGGCGGGGTATCGGTGA
- a CDS encoding TlyA family RNA methyltransferase — translation MAKQRLDTLLVDLELCTSRQQAQRLIRAGEVFVNQQVVDKPGTEVETTAVIHIKARSPYVSRGGEKLFKALTEFDISVTGRVCIDGGISTGGFTDCLLQAGAKRVYGIDVGYGQVDWGLRNDPRVVLKERTNLRYLQPAQLYQEGDAAADFAVVDVSFISLTKILPALWELLQPPREAVLLVKPQFEAGRSHVGKKGVVRDPEAQAEAIFQVLQAAQQMSWQYRGLTVSPLLGPAGNIEYLLWLGMSSHTLPPDFPQIIQFAQTVRAQFATK, via the coding sequence TTGGCTAAACAACGACTTGACACGCTACTCGTAGATTTAGAACTTTGCACTTCTAGACAACAAGCCCAACGCTTAATTCGCGCTGGCGAAGTTTTTGTAAATCAACAAGTTGTTGATAAGCCTGGTACTGAGGTTGAGACAACAGCAGTAATTCATATTAAAGCGCGATCGCCTTATGTTTCACGCGGTGGCGAAAAGCTTTTCAAAGCCTTAACTGAATTTGATATTTCAGTCACTGGGCGTGTTTGTATCGATGGCGGAATATCGACTGGCGGTTTTACCGATTGTCTCCTACAAGCTGGAGCAAAACGCGTTTACGGAATTGATGTTGGCTACGGACAAGTTGATTGGGGTTTACGCAACGATCCGCGTGTTGTTTTGAAAGAACGAACCAACTTACGCTATCTGCAACCAGCGCAACTATATCAAGAAGGTGACGCTGCGGCTGATTTTGCGGTAGTTGATGTATCTTTTATTTCTTTAACTAAGATTCTACCTGCTTTGTGGGAATTACTACAACCCCCACGCGAGGCAGTTTTACTCGTTAAACCGCAATTTGAAGCGGGGCGATCGCACGTTGGAAAAAAAGGCGTGGTACGCGATCCAGAAGCCCAAGCTGAGGCAATATTTCAAGTACTACAAGCCGCACAACAAATGAGTTGGCAATATCGCGGCTTGACTGTCTCGCCGTTGCTTGGTCCTGCTGGTAATATTGAATACTTATTGTGGTTAGGAATGAGTAGTCACACTCTACCACCTGATTTTCCTCAGATTATTCAGTTTGCCCAGACAGTCCGCGCACAATTCGCCACTAAGTAA
- the gloB gene encoding hydroxyacylglutathione hydrolase has translation MEVIRISALYDNYIFLLHEPMQNIAAVVDPAEAEPVLEQLEQLGAELVAIFNTHHHNDHVGGNRKLIQRFGSVTVYGGEKDRGRIPGQQVFLKEGDRVDFGDRSAEVIFVPGHTRAHIAYYFPPETPDTNGDLFCGDTLFAGGCGRLFEGTPAQMLDSLTKLRALPDNTRVWCAHEYTLKNLQFALTVDGGNPELQARYEIVKAARNRLEATIPSMLNVEKRTNPFLRWNQPELQSAVQSNDPLQTFARLRGMKDQF, from the coding sequence ATGGAAGTCATCAGAATTTCGGCACTTTATGATAATTACATTTTTTTGCTGCATGAACCCATGCAAAATATAGCTGCGGTTGTAGACCCAGCAGAAGCAGAACCAGTACTAGAACAGCTAGAGCAACTAGGCGCGGAATTAGTAGCAATTTTTAACACGCATCATCATAACGATCATGTAGGTGGTAATCGCAAATTAATTCAGCGTTTTGGAAGTGTTACAGTGTATGGTGGCGAGAAAGATCGCGGCAGAATACCAGGACAGCAAGTTTTCTTAAAAGAAGGCGATCGCGTTGACTTTGGCGATCGCAGCGCTGAAGTTATTTTTGTCCCAGGACACACTCGCGCACATATTGCTTACTACTTCCCGCCAGAAACACCAGACACCAACGGAGATTTATTCTGTGGTGATACATTATTTGCTGGGGGATGTGGTCGCTTATTTGAAGGAACTCCAGCACAAATGCTCGATTCTTTGACAAAATTAAGAGCTTTACCAGACAATACGCGCGTGTGGTGCGCTCACGAATATACTTTAAAGAACTTGCAATTTGCGCTGACGGTAGATGGTGGAAATCCCGAATTACAGGCTCGTTATGAAATAGTCAAAGCAGCACGCAATCGTTTGGAAGCTACAATACCTTCGATGTTGAACGTTGAAAAGCGTACAAATCCTTTTCTACGCTGGAATCAACCTGAGTTACAATCAGCAGTGCAAAGCAACGATCCACTACAAACTTTTGCACGCTTGCGCGGAATGAAAGATCAGTTCTGA
- the rplI gene encoding 50S ribosomal protein L9, producing MAKRVQLVLNQDVSKLGKSGDLVEVAPGYARNYLLPQNLAMQATPGILKQVERRREKERQRQEELRQQALTQKAALDKVGQFTIAKQVGEKDAIFGTVTAPEVAALVQAAIGQEVDRRGITLPDISKTGTYTAEIKLHPEVTAEIQIQVVPE from the coding sequence ATGGCAAAACGCGTGCAATTAGTTCTCAATCAGGATGTTAGCAAGCTAGGAAAATCTGGAGATTTAGTAGAAGTTGCACCAGGTTACGCTCGCAACTATTTGCTTCCCCAAAATCTTGCAATGCAAGCAACTCCAGGGATTCTCAAGCAAGTTGAGCGCCGACGCGAAAAAGAACGTCAGCGTCAAGAAGAATTACGTCAACAAGCCCTAACCCAGAAAGCAGCATTAGATAAAGTAGGGCAATTCACAATCGCGAAGCAAGTTGGTGAAAAAGACGCTATTTTTGGTACTGTAACCGCTCCCGAAGTCGCAGCCTTAGTTCAAGCAGCAATCGGTCAAGAAGTAGATCGGCGCGGGATCACTTTACCAGATATCAGTAAAACAGGTACTTACACCGCTGAAATTAAACTTCATCCAGAGGTAACAGCAGAAATCCAAATTCAGGTTGTACCAGAATAA
- the dnaB gene encoding replicative DNA helicase — MTQQLSFQDNIGSLPPQNIDAEEAILGGILLDPEAISRVSDRLVKEAFYISAHREIYEAAFRLHQQGKPTDLLSLSAWLADHDLLSRIGGRSKLTQLVDRTVSAVNIDVLAMLVMDKFLRRKLIESGNEIVQLGYQTDVELATVLDRAEQKVFSITQERPQKGLVSISDTLIDTFQELESRDQGQTLPGLLCDFYDLDALTGGFQRSDLIILAGRPAMGKTALALNIAKNIAARYEQSVAVFSLEMSKEQLVQRLLASEAGIESHRMRAGRISQNEWEQLSRAFGNLSELPIYIDDTANMTVMEMRSQARRLQAEKGTELALILIDYLQLMEGSSSDNRVQELSRITRSLKGMARELKVPVIALSQLSRQVEARTNKRPLLSDLRESGSLEQDADLVLMIYRDDYYNSDTPDRGIAEVIAAKHRNGPTGTVKLLFDPQFTKFKNLAKPPSY, encoded by the coding sequence ATGACTCAACAACTGAGTTTTCAAGATAATATCGGCAGCTTACCTCCACAGAATATTGATGCCGAAGAAGCCATTTTGGGAGGGATTTTACTCGACCCTGAAGCAATTAGCCGTGTAAGCGATCGCCTTGTCAAAGAAGCTTTTTACATCAGCGCCCACAGGGAAATTTACGAAGCCGCCTTCAGACTCCACCAGCAGGGAAAACCGACGGATCTTCTCAGTCTATCCGCATGGTTAGCAGACCACGATTTACTATCTCGTATCGGCGGGAGAAGCAAACTTACTCAACTTGTAGACCGCACTGTATCAGCCGTTAATATTGATGTCCTAGCAATGCTAGTCATGGACAAATTTCTGCGGCGCAAGTTGATTGAATCGGGTAATGAAATTGTCCAGCTAGGCTATCAAACCGATGTTGAGTTAGCAACAGTTTTAGACCGCGCGGAGCAAAAAGTTTTCAGCATTACGCAAGAACGTCCGCAAAAAGGTCTTGTCTCAATTTCAGATACGCTGATTGATACATTTCAGGAACTCGAAAGTCGCGACCAAGGACAAACCCTACCAGGACTATTGTGCGATTTTTACGACCTTGACGCGCTTACAGGTGGTTTCCAACGTTCTGATTTAATCATCCTTGCAGGACGCCCAGCGATGGGGAAAACGGCGCTAGCACTGAATATTGCTAAAAATATTGCGGCTCGCTACGAACAATCTGTCGCGGTTTTTAGCTTGGAGATGTCTAAAGAGCAATTAGTACAACGACTCTTAGCCAGCGAAGCCGGAATCGAAAGTCATCGGATGCGCGCGGGACGTATTAGCCAAAATGAGTGGGAACAATTAAGCCGTGCGTTTGGGAATTTATCTGAATTACCGATTTATATCGACGACACCGCAAATATGACGGTGATGGAAATGCGATCGCAAGCCCGACGGCTGCAAGCTGAAAAAGGAACCGAGTTAGCGTTGATTTTAATCGACTACTTACAACTGATGGAAGGTAGTAGTAGCGACAACCGCGTTCAAGAATTATCGCGAATTACGCGATCGCTTAAAGGTATGGCAAGAGAACTCAAAGTTCCCGTAATTGCGCTATCGCAATTAAGTCGCCAAGTAGAAGCACGTACAAATAAGCGACCCTTACTCTCAGACTTACGCGAATCTGGCTCGTTAGAACAAGACGCGGATTTAGTTTTAATGATTTATCGCGATGATTACTACAATAGCGATACTCCCGATCGCGGTATTGCCGAAGTGATTGCAGCAAAACACCGTAATGGTCCCACAGGTACTGTAAAGTTATTATTCGACCCGCAATTTACGAAATTCAAGAATTTAGCCAAGCCTCCAAGTTACTAG
- a CDS encoding bacterioferritin, giving the protein MRDLDQKKTIDILNSIMEFELAGVVRYTHYSLMVTGPNRIPIVDFFKTQANESLTHAQQVGEILTGLEGHPSLRIAPMEETYKHSVRDILEESLNHERKALELYKNLLETVNDASVYLEEFARTMIGQEELHNIEIKKMLRDFSGSAV; this is encoded by the coding sequence ATGCGCGATCTTGACCAGAAAAAAACGATTGATATATTAAACTCGATCATGGAATTTGAACTTGCGGGAGTCGTGCGTTATACCCATTATTCCTTAATGGTGACAGGACCTAACCGCATTCCCATCGTGGACTTTTTCAAGACACAAGCAAACGAATCACTAACACACGCACAACAAGTAGGCGAAATCCTTACAGGCTTAGAAGGACACCCAAGCCTGCGCATCGCACCAATGGAAGAAACATACAAGCATTCTGTGCGAGATATTCTTGAAGAAAGTTTGAACCACGAAAGAAAGGCTTTGGAGTTATACAAAAATCTCCTAGAAACCGTAAACGATGCGAGTGTTTATTTAGAAGAATTTGCCCGCACAATGATCGGACAAGAAGAACTGCACAACATTGAAATTAAAAAAATGTTGCGCGACTTTAGTGGTAGTGCTGTGTAA
- a CDS encoding FTR1 family protein, with amino-acid sequence MSLSAALPTFVITLREGVEAALVVGIVLACLKKAQQTHLNSWVYAGVGAGIGASALVGLLFSWVIPAISAANPKYTPVIKPLLEGSFSVVAIFMLSWMLIWMTQQAKHLKADIEGTLANTLQQNQAAGWGVFSLIFIAVLREGFETVVFIAANFQQGLFPALGAVLGLVGAVLIGVMLFKWGVKINIRRFFQVMGVLLLLIVAGLVVSALKHFDAAAATLASMDRSLESLCFYHDQFAKNPSCILGPRVWDTSHILPDNQFPGIVLKALFGYRQNLFLVQAIAYVVFLVTIGGLYFRSLGEGSQKMSTTAQKSASSQPD; translated from the coding sequence ATGAGTCTTAGTGCTGCGTTACCAACATTTGTTATTACCCTCCGTGAAGGAGTTGAAGCCGCCTTAGTCGTAGGAATTGTTCTCGCGTGTCTCAAAAAAGCACAGCAAACTCATTTAAATTCTTGGGTTTATGCCGGTGTAGGCGCGGGAATAGGTGCGAGTGCATTAGTCGGTTTGCTGTTTAGTTGGGTTATTCCGGCAATCAGTGCTGCAAATCCTAAGTATACGCCTGTTATCAAACCTTTGTTGGAAGGAAGCTTCAGCGTTGTCGCCATTTTCATGCTGAGTTGGATGCTCATTTGGATGACACAGCAGGCGAAGCATCTCAAAGCCGATATTGAAGGAACACTCGCCAATACTTTGCAACAAAATCAAGCAGCGGGATGGGGTGTCTTCAGCTTAATCTTCATCGCAGTGCTACGTGAGGGCTTTGAAACGGTTGTCTTTATCGCTGCCAATTTTCAACAAGGCTTATTTCCGGCTTTGGGTGCAGTTTTGGGCTTAGTAGGTGCTGTGTTGATCGGCGTGATGCTATTTAAGTGGGGCGTCAAGATTAATATCCGCCGCTTTTTCCAGGTAATGGGCGTTTTGTTACTTTTAATTGTTGCCGGATTAGTGGTATCAGCATTAAAGCATTTCGATGCCGCTGCTGCAACGCTTGCAAGTATGGATCGCAGCTTGGAATCACTCTGCTTCTATCACGATCAGTTTGCTAAAAATCCTTCTTGTATCTTAGGACCAAGAGTGTGGGATACTTCGCACATTCTGCCCGATAACCAATTTCCTGGAATAGTTCTCAAAGCACTATTTGGCTACCGACAAAATCTCTTCTTGGTGCAAGCTATTGCGTATGTTGTCTTTTTAGTAACGATTGGTGGTCTTTACTTCCGCAGTTTAGGCGAGGGATCTCAAAAAATGAGTACTACAGCGCAAAAATCTGCAAGTTCGCAGCCAGATTAA
- a CDS encoding ribonuclease H-like domain-containing protein: MELTDFQVCDRDIDDEILTQYMNAEAIAVDTETMGLLPWRDRLCLVQLCDPQGRVTAIRIAKGQESAPNLQKLMQATDILKVFHFARFDIATLSYHLNIQVSPIFCTKIASKLARTYTNRHGLKDLIQELEKVELDKSAQSSDWGNAASLSEQQLRYAANDVRYLLSAQQKLVAMLEREDRLELAQACFECLPTIVTLDLLQFKDIFEH, encoded by the coding sequence ATGGAATTAACCGATTTTCAAGTTTGCGATCGCGATATTGATGACGAAATTTTAACGCAGTACATGAATGCGGAAGCGATCGCTGTAGATACTGAGACAATGGGTTTATTACCCTGGCGCGATCGCTTGTGTCTTGTACAACTTTGCGATCCTCAAGGGCGTGTTACGGCGATTCGTATTGCTAAAGGACAAGAATCTGCACCAAACTTACAAAAGTTAATGCAAGCAACTGATATCCTCAAAGTCTTTCACTTTGCACGGTTTGACATTGCAACCTTAAGCTATCATCTCAACATTCAAGTATCACCCATCTTTTGCACTAAAATTGCCAGTAAACTTGCTCGCACCTACACAAATCGACACGGGCTAAAAGATTTAATTCAAGAACTTGAAAAAGTTGAACTTGATAAAAGCGCCCAAAGTTCTGATTGGGGAAACGCTGCATCTTTAAGCGAACAACAACTCCGTTACGCCGCAAACGATGTTCGTTATTTGCTTTCTGCACAGCAAAAACTCGTTGCTATGCTCGAACGTGAAGATCGATTAGAGTTAGCACAAGCGTGCTTTGAGTGTTTGCCGACAATTGTCACGCTAGACTTATTGCAATTCAAAGATATTTTTGAACATTAA
- a CDS encoding CAP domain-containing protein yields MQKYFSSMALSLLVASGTVSCHAASVAQRIVPAQMSRIPTPASSSHTALEQSIHRQINEYRRSRNLPPLTLDSRISDQALAHSQAMASGKVAFSHDGFDQRVQIIRRTIPYRAAAENVAFNQGYSNPDVQAVQGWIKSPRHRVNIEGQYDLTGIGISRNANGEYYFTQIFIRSR; encoded by the coding sequence ATGCAAAAGTATTTTTCCAGCATGGCTTTGAGCTTGCTTGTTGCAAGTGGAACGGTTAGCTGTCATGCTGCATCGGTTGCTCAAAGAATTGTACCTGCACAAATGTCACGTATACCAACACCTGCTTCAAGTTCTCATACAGCTTTGGAACAATCAATTCATCGACAAATCAATGAGTATCGGCGATCGCGCAATTTACCACCACTCACTCTCGATTCTCGCATTAGCGACCAAGCATTAGCCCACAGTCAAGCGATGGCAAGTGGTAAGGTTGCTTTTAGCCACGATGGTTTCGATCAGCGCGTTCAAATTATTCGCCGTACAATACCTTATCGCGCAGCCGCTGAAAACGTTGCGTTTAATCAAGGCTATAGTAATCCAGATGTGCAAGCTGTCCAAGGTTGGATTAAAAGCCCTCGTCATCGCGTTAACATCGAAGGTCAATATGATTTAACAGGTATTGGTATTAGTCGCAACGCTAACGGTGAATATTACTTTACCCAAATCTTTATCCGCAGCCGCTAA
- a CDS encoding DUF3318 domain-containing protein, translating to MEPAIEIRRLVEIMPASGRMMTKIVHKPEQATVIHSPFPLPWNQQRLIYINFDLWRRLSQPQRDLLLLRTVSWLLQVKWLKPDIYQGVAIAGLIGATIELVQQDAVGVLVAGGLSAIAINRIWRNNRSTQLEIAADEAAIQIAQRRNYIEAEAAEYLLSAIETVAKLEKRPSLTFVELIRCQNLRAIAGLSAVSVPESLQ from the coding sequence ATGGAGCCAGCTATTGAAATTCGCCGCCTTGTAGAGATTATGCCTGCTTCTGGTCGCATGATGACTAAAATTGTGCATAAACCAGAGCAAGCAACCGTAATTCATAGCCCGTTTCCTCTGCCTTGGAATCAGCAACGGCTAATATATATTAACTTTGACTTGTGGCGTCGGCTTTCGCAGCCGCAAAGAGATCTGCTGTTGTTACGCACCGTATCATGGCTTTTGCAAGTTAAGTGGTTAAAGCCAGATATTTATCAAGGTGTTGCGATCGCAGGACTAATCGGCGCAACAATCGAGTTAGTGCAGCAAGACGCTGTCGGAGTTTTAGTTGCAGGAGGTTTGAGCGCGATCGCCATTAATCGCATTTGGCGTAATAATCGCAGTACGCAACTCGAAATCGCCGCCGATGAAGCCGCGATTCAAATTGCCCAAAGGCGCAACTACATCGAAGCCGAAGCCGCAGAATATTTATTATCTGCAATCGAAACTGTCGCCAAACTCGAAAAGCGTCCTAGCTTAACCTTCGTTGAACTTATTCGTTGCCAAAATTTACGCGCGATCGCGGGTTTATCTGCTGTAAGTGTTCCTGAATCACTTCAGTAA